Part of the Longimicrobiaceae bacterium genome is shown below.
GGCGTGCTCCATCTTCGTCTCCTTCGCGCGGAAGGTGCTGACGCTGGAGCGGGCGCCGCGCCGGGAGGTCCCCGGACTCGCGCCGATGAGCGCGGCGGAGCTGGAGCAGGTGCGCGAGGTGGTGGCGGCGGCGGCGAACGGGACCCTGGGCACGGTGCGCGAGGGTGAGTTCGACGACCCCGCCAACGCGCGCCGCATCCGCTACCTGGCCGCGCGCCTGGCGGAGGCCGCCGCGGAGCGGGAGCCCGCCGAGGCGGACGAGCTCCCCTGCGAGGGGTGCCCCCGCCCCACGCCCTGCGCCGCGTGCCCGCTGACGGCCGCATTGACCCGAACCGCGACGCCATGAGCCCCCCAACTCGTAGCCCCGAGCCCGCCATCACCCTGACCCGCTGGGAGCTCCGCCCGCCGGGCGACGAGCTTCCCGTCCGGGGCGACGTGCGCCTTCTCGCGGGGACGGAGCCCCGCTCCGCGGTGGTGGTCTGCCACGGCTTCAAGGGATTCCGCACCTGGGGATTCTTCCCCCCCCTCGCCCGCGCACTGGCGCGCGCCGGCTACGCGGCCGTGACCTTCGACTTCTCGCGCAACGGGGTCGGGGCGGACGGGGTGGACTTCTCCGCGCTGGACCGCTTCCGGGAGAACACGCACACCCGCAACGTGGACGAGATCCGGCTGGTGCTGGACGCGCTCCACCGGGGCGGCATCCTCCCGCGCGCGCCGCGCCGGACGGGGCTGTTCGGCCACTCGCGCGGAGGGGGCGAGGCGGTGATCGCGGCCGCGGAGGACCCGCGCGTGGACGCGCTCGCCACCTGGGCGGCGATCTCGGACATCCCGGCGCGCTGGAGCCCGGAGCAGGTGGAGGCCTGGAAGCGCGGCGAAACGGTGGAGATCGCCAACGCGCGCACCGGGCAGGCCATGCCCGTGGGCCCGGCCTACTGGCGCGACGTGGAGATGAGCCGCGAGCGCCTGGACGTCCTCCGCGCGGCCCGTGCCCTGTCGGCGCCCTGGCTGATCGTGCACGGGGAGGAGGACGAGACGGTCCCGGCCGCGGAGGGGCACGCGCTCTTCGAGGCGGCGGGAGACGAGACGGAGCTGCTCCTCGTGGAGGGCGCGGGGCACACCTTCGGCGCCGTGCACCCGTACGCCGGGGCGACGCCGGAGCTGAAGGCGGCGACCGACGCCACGATCGAGTGGTTCGGCCGCCACCTGAGGTAGGCGGACGCCGCCCGTTCGGCGTGGACAACCCAGGACCGGCCTGTTATTCTACGCCCGGCCCAGCGACCGGCCGCACGAGCGAACCATCAACCACGCCGTTCCGGAGAGCCACATGCCGTACGTGATCGCCGAGCCGTGCATCGGGACCAAGGACGCGAGCTGCGTCGAGGTCTGCCCGGTGGACTGCATCTACGAGGCCGAGGACCAGTTCTACATCAACCCGGACGAGTGCATCGACTGCGGCGCCTGCGAGCCGGAGTGCCCCGTCAGCGCCATCTTCCCGGACACCGACGTACCGCCCGAGTGGTCGGAGTACATCGAGAAGAACCGCGTGCTCTCCGAGAAGTAGGCCCGGCTCTCTCCGGATGCCGTGACGTCCAGAGGGCACCCCCCGAGTGCGGGAGGTGCCCTCTGGTCTTGTGTGCCGTGGCGGTCCCCTACCCTCCCCGCGGAACGGGGCGCTCCCAGTCGCGCAGGTGGTTCAGCAGGTAGTCGATGCCGAACACGTGGCGGGTGCCGTCGTCGTCTCGTTGGAAGACCACTTCCGACCATCCCCGCATCCGCCGGGGCGTGTAGCGCCGGCCGTTCATCCAGAGCTTCTGGCCGGAGATGGCGCGGATGAGCACGCGCTCGTACCGGGAGCGCGACAGATCGCGCTCGGGAAAGAGGTTGTCCCAGGTGCAGAGCCGCCCCACGTCGTCGTACTCCGCCGGGCGGTCGTCCAGGTCCAGGAGCGAGGGCGCGCGCCCCCGCATCACCGAGCCGATGAGGCGGAAGGTGAACGGGTCGGAAAAGCGGCGGATGGGGTGCCAGAAGTGCCGCACCGTGAGCCCCGCGATCCCGCGCAGCGAGAGGCGCCGTCCGTCGGTGGTGTCCCACACGGGGGCGTCCACGTCGGAGGTGAAGGGGTCGCGGGGGTAGCACTCGGCCTTCGCCAGCCACCCCTTGCGGCTGGTGTGCGGGACGGGCCGGAAGCCGGCGATCACCGGGATCCCCATCCGCTCCAGCATCTCCAGCTCGAACGAGGGCCAGGTCATCACCTCCCGCACGATCCCCACGATCAGCGTCGCCGTGGCGATCATCAGCGACGCGCTGGGGGTGAAGTCCACCGTCACCTCGATCCGGTCGCCGCGCGGCCGCACACCCACCCCGGTGGAGCGCCGGTTGGTGGCCAACATCATCACCGACGGCGGGAGGAGGTAGGCGAGGAGGAGCGCGAGCTTCTGCACCGTGCGGCTGCGCCCCTGCTGCTCGCGTGGGAGCTCGAAAGAAATGTTGTAGTGGGCGCTGAAGCCCACCAGCCGCACCTCGCGCCCCGTGCGGCGCTCCCAGTGGTCCAGCTCGCCGCGCAGGTAGAGGATGGACTCCCAGAGCGACCGGCCCGTGCGGGCGGCCGCGCCGCGCTCGATCTCGATGACCGGCGTGGCGACCTCGATCACGCCGGTGTCGAAGTACACGGCGCCGCCGGTGGGGAGGTGGTACGAGGTCCCCACCCGGTGCATCAGCCGGTCGCGCACGAAGGCGCGCGGCGAGCCGAACAGCTCCTCCGGGCACACCGGCTCCCCGTCCAGCAGGAGGGAGAACTCGGCCTCCATCCCCATGGCGGCCAGCTCCAGCCGCCCGGCGCCCTTCCGGCCCTTCCCCGCGCCCGTCTTCTTGCTCGCGTTCTGTGTCATGCACCAACCTCTTCGGCTTCGGCCACGCGCTCGTCCTCTCCCTCCAGCGGATCGGCGTCCCCCGCGTCCTCGCCGGGCGAGTCGTGGGGGACGGCTTCGGTGTAGCCCAGGTCCAGGTGGAGGTGGTCGTCGGCCTCCCCCACGCCGTGCCCCCACGGGCGGGTCCAGAGCCCGGGGATCAGCTCCCGGGCCATGCGGGCGTACCGGCGGATCGTCTTCTCGTCGTCTAGCCAGTCGTCCCCGATACGATACAGGTTCACCGCGGTCCCCCACGAGTGGGTGGTGGCGTGCGCGGAGAGCCGGTGCGCGGGGGAGCGGTACCCCCCGTTCGCGGCGATGTGGACGTAGGTGTCCACCACCCGGCGGAACAGCTCGAGCTGGGCCGCGAGCACCGCGACCGCGCAGGGGATGTACCGCGGCCAGGCCCGGCGCAGCAGGTCCGCCTCGCGCACGTCGGAGTTGATGAACTCCCACACCATGAAATGCTCGGTCAGCGCGGTGTCGCGCGCCGCCTCCCACGAGGGGATCTCGTAGAAGAAGCGCGGGAGGCGGCGTAGCCGCCGGCTCCGGTCGCGCAGCAGCTCGCCCGGGCGGAGCACCGCCCGGTAC
Proteins encoded:
- a CDS encoding alpha/beta hydrolase, whose protein sequence is MSPPTRSPEPAITLTRWELRPPGDELPVRGDVRLLAGTEPRSAVVVCHGFKGFRTWGFFPPLARALARAGYAAVTFDFSRNGVGADGVDFSALDRFRENTHTRNVDEIRLVLDALHRGGILPRAPRRTGLFGHSRGGGEAVIAAAEDPRVDALATWAAISDIPARWSPEQVEAWKRGETVEIANARTGQAMPVGPAYWRDVEMSRERLDVLRAARALSAPWLIVHGEEDETVPAAEGHALFEAAGDETELLLVEGAGHTFGAVHPYAGATPELKAATDATIEWFGRHLR
- a CDS encoding ferredoxin — its product is MPYVIAEPCIGTKDASCVEVCPVDCIYEAEDQFYINPDECIDCGACEPECPVSAIFPDTDVPPEWSEYIEKNRVLSEK